The Streptomyces sp. P9-A4 genome contains a region encoding:
- a CDS encoding histidinol-phosphate transaminase — protein MSEIRIDDLPVRDELRGMSPYGAPQLDVPVQLNTNENPYPLPEPLVARIAERVAEAARHLNRYPDRDAVELRTELAAYLTRTAKHPVAAENVWAANGSNEVLQQLLQTFGGPGRTAIGFEPSYSMHALIARGTGTGWISGPRHEDFTIDLAAAERAIAEHRPDVVFVTSPNNPTGTAVAADTVVALYEAAQAARPSMVVVDEAYVEFSHRDSLLPLIEGRPNLVVSRTMSKAFGAAGLRLGYLAAHPAVVEAVQLVRLPYHLSAVTQATALAALEHTDTLLGYVEQLKAERDRLVTELRGIGYEVTESDANFVQFGKFPDTHAAWQRILDRGVLVRDNGVPGWLRVTAGTPEENDAFLDAVRELMKEQER, from the coding sequence GTGAGCGAGATCAGGATCGACGACCTGCCCGTCCGCGACGAGCTGCGCGGCATGTCCCCCTACGGCGCGCCCCAGCTCGATGTCCCCGTCCAGCTGAACACCAACGAGAACCCCTATCCGCTGCCCGAGCCCCTGGTGGCCCGGATCGCGGAGCGGGTCGCCGAGGCCGCCCGCCACCTCAACCGCTACCCCGACCGGGACGCGGTCGAGCTGCGCACCGAGCTGGCCGCGTACCTCACCCGCACCGCGAAGCACCCGGTCGCCGCCGAGAACGTCTGGGCGGCCAACGGCTCCAACGAGGTCCTCCAGCAGCTGCTGCAGACCTTCGGCGGCCCCGGCCGTACGGCGATCGGCTTCGAGCCCTCGTACTCGATGCACGCCCTGATCGCCCGCGGCACCGGCACGGGCTGGATCTCCGGCCCGCGCCACGAGGACTTCACGATCGACCTCGCGGCGGCGGAGCGGGCCATCGCCGAGCACCGCCCGGACGTCGTGTTCGTCACCAGCCCCAACAACCCCACCGGCACCGCCGTCGCCGCCGACACCGTCGTCGCCCTGTACGAGGCGGCCCAGGCGGCCAGGCCCTCGATGGTGGTCGTCGACGAGGCCTATGTGGAGTTCAGCCACCGGGACTCGCTGCTGCCCCTCATCGAGGGCCGCCCGAACCTGGTGGTCTCCCGGACCATGTCCAAGGCCTTCGGCGCCGCCGGACTGCGCCTCGGCTACCTCGCCGCCCACCCGGCCGTGGTCGAGGCCGTCCAGCTGGTCCGGCTGCCCTACCACCTCTCCGCCGTCACCCAGGCGACCGCGCTCGCCGCCCTGGAGCACACCGACACCCTCCTCGGGTACGTCGAGCAGCTCAAGGCCGAGCGCGACCGGCTCGTCACCGAGCTGCGCGGGATCGGCTACGAGGTCACCGAGTCGGACGCCAACTTCGTGCAGTTCGGGAAGTTCCCCGACACGCACGCGGCCTGGCAGCGGATCCTCGACCGGGGCGTCCTGGTCCGGGACAACGGCGTACCGGGATGGCTGCGGGTCACCGCGGGCACCCCCGAAGAGAACGACGCGTTCCTCGACGCGGTTCGTGAATTGATGAAGGAGCAGGAGCGATGA
- the hisD gene encoding histidinol dehydrogenase, whose product MISRIDLRGETLPEGSALRDLLPRAEFDVEAALETVRPICEDVRHHGAAAVIEYGERFDGVRVPGLRVPAEAIGRALDELDPAVRAALEESIRRTRLVHREQRRTTHTTQVVPGGTVTEKWIPVERVGLYVPGGRSVYPSSVVMNVVPAQEAGVEGVAIASPPQKDFGGLPHPAILAACALLGVDEVYAAGGAQAIAMFAYGTEGGEGTDGEPGCAPVNLVTGPGNIYVAAAKRLLKGRIGIDAEAGPTEIAILADSTADPVHVAADLISQAEHDPMAASVLVTDSDELAAATEAELKTQVAASKHVDDRIVPALAGRQSAIVLVRDLADGLKVVDAYGAEHLEIQTADAAAVADRVRNAGAIFVGPWAPVSLGDYCAGSNHVLPTGGCACHSSGLSVQSFLRGVHIVDYTRDALADVAHHVVTLAEAEDLPAHGAAVKARFGWKVP is encoded by the coding sequence GTGATCTCTCGAATCGATCTGCGCGGCGAGACCCTCCCCGAGGGTTCCGCCCTGCGCGACCTGCTGCCCCGTGCCGAGTTCGACGTGGAAGCCGCCCTGGAGACGGTGCGGCCCATCTGCGAGGACGTCCGGCATCATGGCGCGGCCGCGGTGATCGAGTACGGGGAGAGATTCGACGGCGTCCGCGTCCCGGGCCTGCGCGTCCCCGCCGAGGCGATCGGCCGCGCCCTCGACGAACTCGACCCGGCCGTCCGCGCCGCCCTGGAGGAGTCCATCCGGCGCACCCGGCTCGTCCACCGCGAGCAGCGCCGTACCACCCACACCACCCAGGTCGTCCCCGGCGGCACGGTCACCGAGAAGTGGATCCCGGTCGAGCGCGTCGGGCTCTACGTCCCGGGCGGACGCTCCGTCTACCCGTCCTCCGTCGTGATGAACGTCGTCCCGGCCCAGGAGGCCGGCGTCGAGGGCGTGGCCATCGCCTCGCCCCCGCAGAAGGACTTCGGCGGCCTGCCGCACCCGGCGATCCTCGCCGCCTGCGCCCTGCTCGGCGTGGACGAGGTGTACGCCGCCGGCGGCGCCCAGGCCATCGCCATGTTCGCGTACGGCACGGAGGGCGGCGAGGGCACCGACGGCGAGCCCGGCTGCGCCCCCGTCAACCTGGTCACCGGCCCCGGCAACATCTACGTGGCCGCCGCCAAGCGCCTCCTCAAGGGCCGGATCGGCATCGACGCCGAGGCCGGTCCGACGGAGATCGCGATCCTCGCGGACTCCACCGCCGACCCCGTGCACGTCGCCGCCGACCTCATCAGCCAGGCCGAGCACGACCCGATGGCCGCCTCCGTCCTCGTCACCGACTCGGACGAACTGGCCGCCGCCACCGAGGCCGAGCTGAAGACCCAGGTCGCCGCCTCCAAGCACGTCGACGACCGGATCGTCCCGGCCCTCGCCGGCCGCCAGTCCGCGATCGTCCTCGTCCGCGACCTGGCCGACGGCCTCAAGGTCGTCGACGCCTACGGCGCCGAGCACCTGGAGATCCAGACCGCCGACGCCGCCGCCGTCGCCGACCGCGTCCGCAACGCCGGCGCGATCTTCGTCGGCCCCTGGGCGCCGGTCTCGCTCGGCGACTACTGCGCCGGCTCCAACCACGTCCTGCCCACCGGCGGCTGCGCCTGTCACTCCTCGGGTCTCTCCGTGCAGTCCTTCCTGCGCGGGGTGCACATCGTGGACTACACGCGCGACGCCCTCGCCGACGTCGCCCACCACGTCGTGACCCTCGCCGAGGCCGAGGACCTGCCCGCGCACGGCGCGGCGGTCAAGGCCCGGTTCGGCTGGAAGGTGCCGTAG
- a CDS encoding oxidoreductase yields the protein MTEPHEDGMPDGLTGPERAMWRAFRIGRTCDLTEGVAERDDPFGGREWGEARTVRADVVALLLLAGPPARSGRVAALKLRGVRITGVLNLAGGTIGPYVELNGCRFDDEVVLPEARFGTLRMVGCALPRLEAARLHTEGDLHLPRCRVRHGIRLTDAQIGTDLLVNQIQVWPDRRGRAITADGMVVAQDLQAELIETHGELSLRGAKVGVSLSLRGSVLRGAQGRRALNAPQLTVERSLYLNAAWVYEDPGPQGDSGYPDGSAYPSGGSTATPPYGVSPGHGARRKPVECHGGVRLDDGRFGDAVDLHHARFLLSGARREEVSLRRIVTPELRFNGERPEEGRVVLNGAKVVTLIDLSTSWPGPGGLAMGGFAYENLVPYGHFPLARRLEWVAAATPEYAPEPYERLATVLRGSGEDADAREVLLAKQRRRRETLPIAGKLWGYLQDWTVAYGYRPGRAALWMAVLWAAGTVAFSHYRPIPLKADEAPEWNGTLYALDLLLPVINLGQDGYWRLEGVWQWVAAVLIMLGWILATTVAAGATRLLSRG from the coding sequence TTGACCGAGCCGCACGAGGACGGGATGCCGGACGGTCTCACGGGTCCGGAGCGGGCCATGTGGCGGGCGTTCCGCATCGGCAGGACATGCGATCTGACGGAGGGGGTCGCGGAGCGGGACGACCCCTTCGGGGGACGGGAGTGGGGAGAGGCGCGGACCGTCCGCGCGGACGTGGTGGCGCTGCTGCTGCTCGCCGGGCCGCCGGCCCGCTCCGGGCGGGTCGCCGCGCTGAAGCTGCGCGGCGTCCGGATCACCGGCGTGCTGAATCTGGCGGGCGGGACGATAGGGCCTTACGTCGAGCTGAACGGCTGCCGGTTCGACGACGAGGTGGTGCTGCCGGAGGCCCGCTTCGGCACGCTGCGGATGGTCGGGTGCGCGCTGCCGCGCCTGGAGGCGGCCCGGCTGCACACCGAGGGCGACCTGCACCTGCCGCGCTGCCGGGTGCGGCACGGCATCCGGCTCACCGACGCCCAGATCGGCACGGACCTGCTCGTCAACCAGATCCAGGTGTGGCCGGACCGGCGCGGCCGGGCCATCACGGCGGACGGGATGGTGGTCGCCCAGGACCTCCAGGCCGAGCTGATCGAGACGCACGGGGAACTGAGCCTGCGCGGGGCGAAGGTCGGCGTGTCGCTCAGCCTGCGGGGCAGCGTGCTGCGCGGCGCGCAGGGCCGCCGCGCGCTCAACGCACCGCAGCTGACGGTGGAGCGCTCGCTCTATCTGAACGCGGCGTGGGTGTACGAGGACCCGGGCCCCCAGGGGGACTCCGGGTACCCGGACGGCTCCGCGTATCCGAGCGGCGGCTCGACGGCCACCCCGCCGTACGGCGTGTCGCCCGGCCACGGCGCCCGGCGCAAGCCGGTGGAGTGCCACGGCGGGGTGCGGCTCGACGACGGCCGCTTCGGTGACGCGGTCGACCTCCACCACGCCCGCTTCCTGCTGAGCGGGGCGCGCCGGGAGGAGGTCTCGCTGCGCCGGATCGTCACCCCGGAGCTGCGGTTCAACGGCGAGCGGCCGGAGGAGGGCCGGGTCGTGCTCAACGGCGCCAAGGTCGTCACCCTGATCGACCTGTCGACGAGCTGGCCGGGCCCCGGCGGGCTCGCCATGGGCGGCTTCGCCTACGAGAACCTCGTGCCGTACGGCCACTTCCCGCTGGCCCGGCGGCTGGAGTGGGTGGCCGCCGCGACCCCGGAGTACGCCCCCGAGCCGTACGAGCGGCTCGCGACGGTCCTGCGCGGCAGCGGCGAGGACGCCGACGCCCGCGAGGTGCTGCTCGCCAAGCAGCGGCGCAGACGGGAGACCCTGCCGATCGCGGGGAAGCTCTGGGGGTACCTCCAGGACTGGACGGTGGCCTACGGCTACCGGCCGGGCCGGGCGGCGCTGTGGATGGCGGTCCTGTGGGCGGCGGGCACGGTGGCCTTCTCCCACTACCGGCCGATACCGCTGAAGGCGGACGAGGCACCCGAGTGGAACGGCACGCTGTACGCCCTGGACCTGCTGCTCCCGGTGATCAACCTCGGACAGGACGGCTACTGGCGCCTCGAAGGCGTCTGGCAGTGGGTGGCGGCTGTGCTGATCATGCTCGGCTGGATCCTGGCGACGACGGTGGCGGCGGGCGCGACACGCCTGCTGAGCAGGGGGTGA